From the genome of Deltaproteobacteria bacterium, one region includes:
- the ligA gene encoding NAD-dependent DNA ligase LigA translates to MISKHPHAEQAARLRGLLNEANYRYYVLDDPSMPDSEYDRLLRELQQLEQEHPELLSPDSPTQRIGHAPVSELAKVTRKNPMLSLENAMNGEEFRAFHARTVKTLEGLGALKGEISYFCEPKFDGLAVELVYENGLLVMGSTRGDGVTGEDVTVNLRTIRSIPLRLRGAHPPERIEVRGEVLMTKKAFRQLNEAQDEAGEKPFANPRNAAAGSLRQLDPGITARRSLDMYSYQLGEVTGGPRFKTHMETLEWLKELGFQVSRETGKAEGAEGVLHYYARMAETRDSLDFEIDGTVVKVNDLELQRLLGSKSRDPRWAIAFKFPPRQAVTRLLDIDIQVGRQGALTPVAKLEPVQVAGVLVRNATLHNEDEIARKDVRIGDTVIVQRAGDVIPEVVGPVMEKRPPNARKFVFPHKCPSCGEPVSRPEGEVAWRCVNLQCPAQFQGRLEHFVSRKAMDIDGLGGKIISKLTDMGKIRTLADVFALQKEDIASLYKKGDTAAQKLIDSIHGSRKPPLGRFINALGIRHVGEATADLLAREFKTVERLMDASEAELLQVPDVGPEVARAIHGFFTNPANRRTVHDLLELGVEPEPPAATGDSLKGKTFVLTGTLSRWTRDGAAQAIVSLGGKVSGSVSKKTNYVVAGAEAGSKLAKAQELGIPVLDEPAFENLIGHTGEGR, encoded by the coding sequence ATGATCTCCAAACACCCACATGCCGAACAGGCCGCCCGGCTGCGCGGTCTCCTGAACGAGGCCAACTACCGCTATTACGTTCTCGATGATCCTTCGATGCCGGATTCCGAATACGACCGGCTGCTGCGGGAACTTCAGCAACTGGAACAGGAGCATCCGGAGCTTCTGTCTCCGGATTCACCGACCCAGCGCATCGGTCACGCACCTGTATCGGAACTGGCGAAGGTAACACGCAAGAACCCGATGCTTTCGCTCGAAAACGCCATGAATGGGGAGGAGTTTCGTGCCTTTCATGCCCGCACGGTCAAGACCCTCGAAGGCCTTGGCGCCCTGAAGGGCGAAATCAGCTACTTCTGCGAGCCCAAATTCGATGGACTGGCCGTGGAACTGGTCTATGAAAACGGCCTGCTGGTGATGGGTTCAACACGGGGCGATGGTGTCACCGGCGAGGACGTAACAGTAAACCTCCGCACGATCCGCTCCATTCCCCTCCGGCTGCGCGGAGCACACCCCCCCGAACGGATCGAGGTCAGGGGCGAAGTCCTGATGACCAAGAAAGCCTTCCGCCAACTGAACGAGGCCCAGGACGAGGCGGGAGAAAAACCGTTCGCCAATCCCCGGAACGCCGCAGCCGGTTCTCTACGGCAACTGGACCCCGGCATCACGGCCCGCAGGTCGCTCGACATGTACAGCTACCAGCTTGGCGAAGTGACAGGGGGGCCCCGGTTCAAGACCCACATGGAAACGCTGGAATGGCTCAAGGAACTGGGATTTCAGGTAAGCCGCGAAACCGGGAAGGCAGAAGGCGCGGAAGGGGTCCTTCACTACTACGCCCGGATGGCCGAAACGCGGGATTCCCTTGATTTCGAGATCGACGGCACGGTTGTGAAGGTGAATGACCTCGAACTCCAGCGGCTGCTAGGTTCCAAATCCCGCGATCCGCGGTGGGCAATCGCGTTCAAGTTCCCGCCACGGCAGGCGGTGACGCGCCTCCTGGATATCGATATCCAGGTGGGCCGCCAGGGGGCCCTGACACCGGTGGCAAAGCTGGAGCCGGTACAGGTCGCCGGCGTGCTGGTGCGGAATGCGACGCTCCACAATGAGGACGAGATCGCCCGCAAGGACGTCCGCATCGGCGACACGGTGATCGTCCAGCGGGCCGGAGACGTCATTCCCGAAGTGGTCGGCCCGGTCATGGAAAAGCGGCCGCCGAACGCCCGCAAGTTTGTCTTCCCCCACAAATGCCCCTCCTGCGGCGAGCCTGTTTCACGGCCTGAGGGTGAAGTCGCCTGGCGATGCGTGAACCTCCAGTGCCCAGCCCAGTTTCAGGGGCGGCTTGAACATTTCGTCTCCCGCAAGGCGATGGATATCGACGGCCTTGGAGGCAAGATCATCAGCAAGCTGACTGACATGGGGAAAATCCGCACGCTTGCCGACGTTTTTGCGCTTCAAAAGGAAGACATCGCCTCGCTCTACAAGAAGGGCGACACGGCTGCCCAAAAACTGATTGACTCCATTCACGGTTCCCGCAAGCCGCCGCTTGGCCGGTTCATCAACGCTCTCGGCATCCGGCATGTGGGCGAGGCCACTGCCGATCTCCTGGCCCGCGAGTTCAAGACGGTCGAACGGCTGATGGATGCTTCCGAAGCGGAACTGCTTCAGGTTCCGGACGTAGGTCCAGAGGTGGCCCGTGCCATACACGGGTTTTTCACCAATCCCGCCAACCGGCGGACAGTGCACGACCTGCTGGAACTGGGGGTGGAGCCGGAACCGCCAGCGGCCACCGGCGATTCACTGAAGGGAAAGACCTTCGTCCTGACCGGCACGCTTTCCCGGTGGACCCGGGATGGCGCCGCACAGGCCATTGTCTCGCTGGGTGGCAAGGTTTCGGGGTCCGTTTCGAAAAAGACGAACTACGTCGTCGCCGGAGCCGAAGCAGGGTCGAAACTTGCCAAGGCGCAGGAACTGGGTATCCCGGTACTGGACGAGCCCGCCTTTGAAAATCTGATCGGCCATACGGGCGAGGGACGCTAG
- a CDS encoding restriction endonuclease: MSVIYIAVAGLLLGFILMAVVGRHPVPILREDGGTEGGGLELPPDKAGFRRFTSLEAFAEAMHALVAAQGMEVAALQRSGEDEFEIHARLPGELVSGLVIFHCRMSDEPVTAERVEELKSSVRGERGLKGVFVTTDYFTADVHKIVEGSPIEFVNVERLSALLDEYGIPGG; the protein is encoded by the coding sequence ATGAGCGTCATCTACATCGCAGTCGCCGGGCTTCTGCTCGGGTTCATCCTGATGGCTGTCGTGGGGCGGCATCCGGTTCCGATTCTCCGCGAGGACGGCGGCACAGAAGGCGGTGGACTCGAACTGCCGCCGGACAAGGCCGGTTTCCGGCGGTTTACCTCGCTTGAGGCATTCGCAGAGGCAATGCATGCACTGGTGGCGGCGCAGGGCATGGAAGTGGCCGCGCTTCAGCGGTCTGGTGAAGACGAGTTCGAGATTCATGCCCGGCTTCCGGGGGAACTCGTATCAGGCCTTGTCATTTTCCACTGCCGGATGAGCGACGAACCGGTCACCGCCGAACGTGTGGAAGAGCTCAAAAGCTCGGTCCGTGGAGAACGGGGTCTCAAGGGGGTTTTCGTCACCACCGACTACTTCACTGCCGACGTGCACAAGATCGTCGAAGGCTCGCCCATCGAATTCGTCAATGTCGAACGGCTATCGGCCTTGCTGGACGAATACGGAATCCCCGGCGGATAA
- a CDS encoding VTT domain-containing protein — translation MFDRFFQILQEQPPGVLIGMIVGVLLACGLGLPMPEDIILVTTGYLAYLGKLDMRPAIFPAHLPQGLALGIVATFAGVIAGDSIIFTLGRRFGPHIIEFPLIRKIATRERVEAAEYYFEKYGTRFIFVGRFMAGVRAPMFLTAGILRVPYRKFILYDGMGALISVPLLVYAGYYFGEDIDRAFHLAREAQQTVLYVLAAAGGFFGLRYLLRATGLLGERVLVEPAARKFEAEHPVPDGHVYFPGETGGGKDRKAMSIFKAYDIRGVVPDELNEELAGRIGSAIVDYLKVDRIVVGRDVRTTGETIFNAFAGGARLRGADVYDIGRATTPLLNFTVGQHGFPAGVMITASHNPPRYNGFKICRANAVPVYDREIRTIGEMATAAGAPAAAAKTGRLIPFSSLDEYYGKIRGRVRTGGRRLKVVVDMSNGAATTITPASLKDLPHDIVVINGDPDGTFPNHEPDPLKEENLEQCRRKLIELGADMGAVYDGDADRLVFLDETGRTVTGDLTTLLIALDMIGGRKGELVLYDVRSSWVVREELEKAGARSDVCRVGHAFIKTAMRERDALCAGELSGHYYFRDNFYAENTDLALVLMLNQLAFSAEPMSRIVGRYRRYHASGEINSEVADKAAIIASIKERYGKAGKVTEVDGLTVEFDDWWFNLRASNTESLLRLNVEAKAPDRLEEKTRELLALIRG, via the coding sequence TTGTTCGACCGGTTCTTCCAGATTCTCCAGGAACAGCCGCCTGGTGTGCTCATCGGGATGATCGTGGGTGTGCTGCTGGCCTGCGGCTTGGGACTTCCAATGCCCGAGGATATCATTCTCGTAACGACGGGCTATCTGGCTTATCTGGGCAAGCTGGACATGCGCCCCGCGATTTTCCCGGCACATCTGCCTCAGGGGCTGGCGCTGGGGATTGTGGCGACCTTCGCTGGTGTGATTGCGGGGGATTCGATCATCTTCACTCTGGGTCGCCGGTTCGGCCCGCATATCATCGAGTTTCCGCTGATCCGGAAGATCGCCACCCGTGAACGGGTGGAAGCCGCGGAGTATTATTTCGAGAAGTACGGTACCCGGTTCATCTTCGTGGGCCGGTTCATGGCCGGCGTGCGGGCGCCGATGTTTCTCACGGCGGGTATTCTCAGGGTGCCCTACCGGAAATTCATCCTCTATGATGGCATGGGCGCGCTGATCAGCGTTCCGCTGCTGGTGTACGCCGGTTACTACTTTGGCGAGGATATCGACCGGGCGTTTCATCTGGCCCGCGAGGCGCAGCAAACCGTCCTGTATGTGCTGGCCGCCGCAGGGGGCTTTTTCGGACTCCGGTACCTGCTTCGTGCAACCGGTCTGCTGGGCGAGCGGGTTCTGGTGGAACCGGCCGCCCGGAAGTTCGAGGCCGAGCATCCGGTTCCGGACGGACATGTTTACTTTCCCGGTGAAACCGGAGGCGGAAAGGATCGAAAGGCGATGAGCATTTTCAAGGCGTACGACATCCGGGGTGTCGTTCCTGACGAACTGAACGAGGAACTGGCAGGCCGTATCGGGTCAGCAATCGTAGATTACCTGAAGGTGGACCGGATTGTTGTGGGCCGGGATGTGCGGACTACAGGCGAAACGATTTTCAACGCCTTTGCCGGTGGAGCCCGCCTTCGCGGCGCCGACGTATATGACATCGGCCGGGCGACGACGCCGCTCCTCAATTTTACGGTGGGTCAGCATGGCTTTCCGGCGGGTGTGATGATTACCGCCAGCCACAATCCGCCGCGCTACAACGGGTTCAAGATATGCCGCGCGAATGCAGTGCCGGTTTATGACAGGGAAATAAGGACCATCGGCGAGATGGCTACCGCCGCCGGGGCGCCAGCCGCAGCAGCCAAAACTGGCAGGCTGATCCCTTTCAGCAGCCTCGACGAATATTATGGCAAGATCCGGGGCCGCGTCCGGACCGGCGGCCGGCGCCTGAAGGTGGTCGTGGACATGTCGAATGGCGCTGCCACCACCATCACGCCTGCGTCCCTGAAAGATCTCCCGCACGACATCGTGGTCATCAATGGCGATCCGGATGGAACATTTCCGAACCATGAGCCCGATCCGCTGAAAGAGGAAAACCTTGAACAGTGCCGCCGCAAGCTGATTGAACTCGGTGCCGACATGGGGGCCGTATATGACGGTGACGCCGACCGGCTGGTGTTTCTGGACGAAACGGGACGGACGGTAACGGGTGACCTGACGACGTTGCTCATTGCACTGGACATGATCGGCGGCCGGAAGGGCGAACTGGTGCTTTACGATGTCCGTTCTTCCTGGGTAGTCCGTGAGGAGCTGGAAAAGGCGGGGGCGCGCTCGGACGTCTGCCGGGTAGGACATGCCTTTATCAAGACGGCCATGCGTGAACGGGATGCCCTGTGCGCCGGCGAACTGTCGGGCCACTACTACTTCCGTGACAACTTCTATGCCGAAAATACCGATCTGGCCCTTGTCCTCATGCTGAACCAGCTGGCTTTTTCCGCAGAACCCATGAGCCGGATCGTGGGCCGTTATCGCCGGTACCATGCTTCGGGGGAGATCAATTCGGAAGTGGCCGATAAAGCAGCTATTATCGCCAGCATAAAGGAACGTTACGGCAAGGCTGGCAAGGTAACCGAGGTAGATGGCCTGACAGTGGAGTTTGACGACTGGTGGTTCAACCTTCGGGCATCGAACACTGAATCGTTGCTCCGGCTGAATGTAGAGGCCAAGGCCCCAGACCGGCTGGAAGAAAAGACCCGGGAGCTGTTGGCGCTGATCCGGGGGTAA
- the ispG gene encoding flavodoxin-dependent (E)-4-hydroxy-3-methylbut-2-enyl-diphosphate synthase: MSAFPRKPTTAVRIGNVTAGGGHPVVVQSMTNTDTADVRATVEQVKLLADAGSEIVRITVNNPEAAEAVPEIIKRLRDLGCNVPVVGDFHYNGHILLTKYRECARLLDKYRINPGNAGMGKRENANFRAMIETAIEFGKPVRIGVNGGSLDQNLLTRLMDENTASPEPRSAGDILIEAMVQSAIDSARLAEQIGLPHDRIILSGKISNIPELIRVYVELSKRSDYALHLGLTEAGMGMKGTVSSSAALAILLSQGIGDTIRVSLTPQPGGDRREEVYICQQILQSLEIRSFMPQVTACPGCGRTTSTFFQELANDIQGYLRAQMPIWQQQYKGVEELKVAVMGCIVNGPGESKSADLGISLPGTGEDPKAPVYKDGEQMTTLKGKTIAQDFIQIVNDYVEARWGGASSTRR; encoded by the coding sequence ATGAGTGCATTTCCCCGCAAGCCAACCACTGCCGTACGGATCGGCAATGTCACTGCAGGTGGCGGCCATCCGGTCGTCGTCCAGTCGATGACCAACACCGATACCGCCGACGTCAGGGCCACGGTGGAGCAGGTCAAGCTGCTGGCCGATGCCGGATCGGAAATCGTCCGGATCACGGTCAACAACCCGGAGGCGGCCGAAGCCGTGCCGGAGATCATCAAGCGCCTGCGTGATCTGGGGTGCAATGTTCCGGTTGTCGGCGATTTTCACTACAACGGGCATATTCTGCTGACCAAGTACCGGGAATGTGCGCGGCTTCTGGACAAGTACCGGATCAATCCTGGCAACGCCGGGATGGGCAAGCGCGAAAACGCCAATTTTCGTGCCATGATCGAGACAGCCATCGAGTTTGGAAAACCCGTACGCATTGGCGTCAACGGCGGCTCGCTGGACCAGAACCTGCTTACAAGGCTCATGGACGAGAACACCGCCTCGCCGGAGCCCCGGTCGGCGGGGGACATTCTCATTGAGGCGATGGTCCAGAGCGCCATTGATTCAGCGAGGCTTGCCGAGCAGATCGGCCTGCCGCACGACCGCATCATCTTGTCGGGAAAGATTTCGAATATTCCTGAACTGATCAGGGTTTATGTGGAACTGTCGAAGCGGTCCGACTACGCCCTGCATCTCGGACTGACCGAAGCCGGCATGGGCATGAAGGGCACGGTGAGTTCATCCGCCGCGCTGGCAATCCTGCTTTCCCAGGGAATTGGGGACACGATTCGCGTCTCGCTTACGCCGCAGCCGGGTGGCGACCGGCGCGAGGAAGTCTATATCTGCCAGCAGATACTCCAGTCACTGGAGATTCGCAGCTTCATGCCCCAGGTGACAGCCTGCCCCGGCTGCGGCCGGACCACATCGACGTTCTTCCAGGAGCTGGCGAATGACATCCAGGGGTACCTTCGTGCCCAGATGCCCATCTGGCAGCAGCAGTACAAGGGTGTTGAGGAACTGAAAGTGGCCGTCATGGGCTGTATCGTGAACGGACCAGGCGAATCGAAGAGTGCCGACCTTGGCATCTCGCTTCCCGGCACGGGCGAGGACCCCAAAGCGCCTGTCTATAAGGATGGCGAACAGATGACGACGCTCAAGGGAAAGACCATCGCCCAGGATTTTATCCAGATCGTGAACGACTACGTGGAAGCCCGTTGGGGTGGTGCTTCCAGCACCCGGCGGTAG
- a CDS encoding ribosome-binding factor A, translating to MPIDEEGEGRVRQVRDGRLHSAYEREIAQLIRHFSDPKLEGLTLFSIEVSADGSRIRAVCVPVSKPRHARAEVESALKRTAPYLRRTLAETFAKKKTPVVTLRYAPELAGPFRADT from the coding sequence ATGCCGATTGATGAGGAAGGCGAGGGCCGCGTTCGGCAGGTCCGTGACGGACGGCTTCATAGTGCCTATGAGCGCGAAATCGCCCAGCTGATCCGGCACTTTTCCGATCCCAAGCTGGAGGGGCTTACCCTGTTCAGCATTGAGGTTTCGGCGGATGGCTCCCGTATCCGGGCAGTCTGCGTCCCGGTGTCAAAGCCGCGCCATGCGCGGGCGGAAGTCGAGAGTGCCTTGAAACGTACCGCTCCGTACCTCCGGCGTACATTGGCGGAGACTTTTGCGAAGAAAAAGACGCCGGTCGTCACACTTCGGTACGCTCCAGAACTGGCGGGTCCATTTCGAGCGGATACCTGA
- a CDS encoding pentapeptide repeat-containing protein, producing the protein MLGFILSLPVGCAQRRSVFGKTPPPALYDGNWHPPSAAKDETKDFAVDLSAKVIQAGDMADKRLVAPQFQGATLVNASFENGKLLSPVFDKARIVRGRFVGADVREGSFRDADHRFANFNHAVLERANFDAANLTRSVFQFSKLRRASFAGTNLAHADFRGADLRDAVFMNADLRWADFRGANIEGARFISSQLSGTKFSDPGKQENAARMNLSMAIP; encoded by the coding sequence ATGCTGGGTTTTATTTTGTCGCTGCCTGTCGGGTGCGCCCAGCGGCGATCGGTATTCGGAAAAACACCGCCGCCAGCTCTCTATGACGGTAACTGGCATCCGCCATCAGCAGCCAAAGATGAGACAAAAGATTTTGCGGTGGACCTTTCTGCCAAGGTCATTCAGGCGGGCGATATGGCGGACAAACGGCTTGTGGCCCCGCAGTTCCAGGGGGCTACGCTGGTGAATGCCAGTTTCGAAAATGGAAAACTGCTCAGTCCGGTTTTTGACAAGGCCCGGATTGTCCGCGGACGTTTTGTGGGAGCGGATGTCCGGGAGGGGAGTTTCCGTGACGCCGATCACCGGTTTGCGAACTTCAACCATGCTGTATTGGAACGGGCGAATTTCGACGCGGCCAACCTGACCCGGTCGGTATTTCAGTTCAGCAAGCTGCGGCGGGCTTCGTTTGCCGGCACGAACCTGGCACATGCTGATTTCCGCGGGGCTGACCTCCGGGATGCCGTATTCATGAACGCTGATCTCAGGTGGGCCGATTTTCGGGGTGCAAATATCGAGGGTGCCCGGTTCATTAGTTCACAACTGTCCGGAACGAAGTTCAGTGATCCCGGCAAGCAGGAAAATGCCGCCAGGATGAACCTTTCGATGGCGATACCCTGA
- a CDS encoding aldo/keto reductase — MEIRNLGHSGLRVPELCLGAMTFGESQSFMRGVTSPDEEARAVLDRCLDRGVNFIDTANVYSEGRSEELLGKWLEGRREQAIIATKCRFPMMMGAGRPDPNSYGLSRKSVIWNCEQSLRRLKTDYIDLYQVHMQDRRAPIEETLRALDDLVTSGKVRYAGCSNYTGYRLGEAVGAAARMGVQGYVSVQFQWSLIVRDAEREIVPACRQFGLGMMVWSPLGRGFLSGKYRKGMEPPKGTRLAEWRDSWKQIDRDSNWKVLDAVDAVAKRHNAAPASVSLAWLRQQTGMTSIIVGARTVAQLDENLKALDLKLDADDLKQLDAASKPYWGYPYDFIGGREPW, encoded by the coding sequence ATGGAAATCCGCAATCTGGGCCATTCGGGGCTGCGCGTGCCGGAACTGTGCCTTGGAGCGATGACGTTCGGCGAATCGCAGTCGTTCATGCGGGGGGTAACCTCTCCCGACGAGGAGGCCCGTGCCGTGCTGGACCGGTGTCTGGACCGTGGCGTGAATTTCATCGACACGGCCAATGTCTATTCCGAGGGCCGGTCCGAGGAACTGCTCGGAAAATGGCTTGAAGGGCGGCGCGAGCAGGCGATTATCGCCACCAAGTGCCGTTTTCCCATGATGATGGGTGCGGGCCGCCCGGACCCGAACAGCTACGGACTGTCGCGCAAGTCGGTCATCTGGAACTGCGAGCAGTCCCTCCGGCGTCTGAAAACGGACTATATCGATCTTTACCAGGTTCACATGCAGGACCGGCGCGCCCCGATCGAAGAGACCCTGCGTGCGCTCGACGATCTCGTTACCAGCGGCAAGGTCCGCTATGCGGGATGTTCCAACTATACGGGCTACCGCCTGGGGGAGGCCGTTGGGGCAGCAGCCCGCATGGGCGTGCAGGGATATGTATCGGTCCAGTTCCAGTGGTCCCTGATCGTTCGTGACGCCGAACGCGAGATTGTTCCTGCATGCCGCCAGTTTGGCCTTGGCATGATGGTCTGGTCACCGCTCGGACGGGGGTTTCTCTCCGGAAAATACCGGAAGGGAATGGAACCCCCGAAAGGAACACGGCTCGCCGAGTGGCGCGATTCGTGGAAACAGATCGACCGGGATTCCAACTGGAAGGTGCTCGATGCGGTGGACGCCGTGGCGAAACGGCACAACGCCGCCCCGGCATCGGTTTCGCTCGCGTGGCTTCGCCAGCAGACTGGAATGACTTCCATTATTGTCGGGGCGCGAACGGTGGCGCAGCTGGATGAAAACCTGAAGGCACTCGATCTCAAGCTGGATGCCGACGACCTGAAACAGCTCGATGCGGCGTCGAAGCCATACTGGGGATACCCATACGACTTTATCGGCGGGCGGGAGCCCTGGTAG
- a CDS encoding ABC transporter permease, which produces MSSGMDRVVAVLSVALANIRQRYATMSGGLIWTVLRPLLLAGIFTVVFGGIFGGRSSYVVWMLSGFIPWIFTDEAVRSGARTYLSQSSLLRSHQSHPELLAAISAAEGAILLGAGTGAVWLVYLAGVRPLSASDLLIPLAVFVAFLTIWGAVLLAALLVTVIRDLEPLIEPVMTVVFWSAPVVYRPEVLPVRMRVFLEWWPPAAWARIWQALVGEGAMPVLTDIAVALGTAAVLLLSGLLLTRWRVALITDRV; this is translated from the coding sequence GTGTCAAGCGGAATGGACCGGGTGGTGGCGGTTCTTTCGGTTGCGCTGGCCAATATACGGCAGCGCTACGCCACCATGTCCGGCGGTCTCATCTGGACCGTGCTCCGTCCACTGCTTCTGGCAGGAATCTTTACCGTCGTATTCGGCGGGATTTTTGGCGGTCGCAGCAGCTATGTGGTCTGGATGCTGTCGGGCTTTATTCCCTGGATTTTCACGGACGAGGCAGTCCGCAGCGGAGCCCGGACGTATCTCTCACAGTCGTCGCTTCTCAGAAGCCACCAGTCGCACCCGGAACTGCTCGCGGCGATAAGCGCGGCCGAGGGCGCCATCCTGCTTGGGGCCGGCACGGGCGCTGTCTGGCTTGTCTATCTCGCCGGGGTCCGCCCGCTGTCGGCCAGTGATCTCCTCATTCCGCTGGCGGTGTTCGTGGCTTTTCTGACCATCTGGGGAGCCGTGCTCCTGGCGGCCCTTCTGGTGACGGTCATCCGTGATCTGGAGCCGTTGATTGAGCCAGTCATGACCGTCGTCTTCTGGTCAGCGCCTGTTGTTTACCGGCCGGAGGTACTTCCCGTGAGGATGAGGGTATTTCTGGAGTGGTGGCCCCCGGCCGCCTGGGCGCGTATCTGGCAGGCGCTGGTTGGCGAAGGGGCGATGCCGGTTTTGACCGATATTGCCGTGGCTCTGGGAACGGCTGCCGTCCTGTTGCTGTCAGGCCTGCTGCTGACCCGGTGGAGGGTGGCGCTCATTACCGACCGGGTGTGA
- a CDS encoding ABC transporter ATP-binding protein, giving the protein MEPATVSIRSLSKYYPAVSGFGHNMQALMTGRWPVTGGVPALDDVSLDIAAGEAVGLIGRNGSGKTTLLRLIAGVSAPTGGEIRLPGQISSLIELGAGFSPQLDAVRNIRRECALTGLPVRWADAHMDRILGFAELPSEVARRPLGTWSTGERMRLGFALAVTRPASLLVIDELLAVGDERFHQRCLETFRDLRRAGCTVVLASHALGQVRAVCDRVVWLEGGRVRSLGPAWQVTEDYRREMSRLPEPPADQQESATDARRDFVIERVVIEPGLVPLGSAISIRVQYRAARTVARPNLGVAIHRDDGVLCYGTSSVKLGIERDEMPPGTGVAEAVIPGCPLLPGRYFVTVALFDADDVVKYDYHDRRYSFTVTGTTRDDGVSRIEMRMDWGR; this is encoded by the coding sequence ATGGAACCCGCCACCGTTTCGATCCGGTCTCTCAGCAAATACTACCCGGCGGTGTCGGGGTTCGGGCATAACATGCAGGCGCTCATGACCGGCCGCTGGCCGGTCACGGGCGGGGTGCCCGCTCTCGATGACGTCAGCCTGGATATTGCCGCCGGTGAGGCGGTCGGACTGATTGGCCGGAACGGTTCGGGCAAGACAACACTCCTCCGGCTCATTGCCGGCGTCTCGGCTCCCACCGGCGGGGAGATCCGGCTGCCCGGCCAGATCAGTTCGCTGATCGAGCTTGGCGCAGGTTTCTCGCCCCAGCTGGACGCGGTGCGGAATATCCGCCGCGAGTGCGCCCTCACCGGCCTCCCGGTCCGCTGGGCTGACGCCCATATGGACCGGATACTGGGGTTTGCGGAGCTTCCCTCGGAGGTTGCCCGCCGCCCGCTGGGTACCTGGTCCACGGGCGAGCGGATGCGGCTGGGGTTTGCGCTGGCGGTGACCCGGCCGGCCAGCCTGCTGGTGATCGATGAGCTGCTGGCCGTGGGCGACGAGAGGTTTCACCAGCGGTGCCTTGAGACATTCCGCGATCTTCGCCGGGCCGGATGCACGGTGGTGCTGGCGAGCCATGCCCTCGGGCAGGTGCGGGCGGTCTGCGACCGGGTGGTGTGGCTGGAAGGCGGCCGGGTGAGGTCGCTTGGCCCGGCCTGGCAGGTTACGGAAGACTACCGGCGGGAAATGAGCCGGCTTCCGGAGCCTCCGGCAGATCAGCAAGAGTCAGCCACGGATGCCCGGCGTGATTTCGTGATCGAGCGGGTCGTGATCGAGCCGGGGCTTGTGCCCCTGGGCTCGGCCATTTCCATCCGGGTTCAATACCGGGCCGCCCGCACCGTTGCGCGGCCGAACCTGGGCGTGGCGATTCACCGCGACGATGGTGTGCTCTGCTACGGAACATCGAGCGTGAAACTGGGTATCGAACGGGACGAGATGCCCCCGGGAACCGGTGTCGCGGAGGCGGTGATACCCGGCTGCCCGCTGCTTCCCGGCCGGTATTTCGTCACCGTCGCGCTTTTTGATGCCGATGACGTGGTGAAATACGACTACCACGACCGGCGCTACAGCTTCACGGTCACGGGAACCACCCGCGATGACGGCGTGAGCCGGATCGAAATGCGCATGGACTGGGGCCGGTAG